The Agrococcus carbonis genome has a window encoding:
- the drmC gene encoding DISARM system phospholipase D-like protein DrmC, protein MAGALERLARALSPSTAVKLASSLEIDGSHSKASASLPDATKPLLQAAFVEVGSDALADALRGFAAAAAANTVDLRPVWSGPTFQGDGDHTTAALAHIVDEATEEVFASTYSASSGSLYMQALWRAVSRGVKVTVLLEPTLNDGKTAAWIQKKLLGARFLGFNPGPDGGIQHSKVVIVDSHIAFITSANLSEAAHERNLEAGVIIRDAGFASSLRQRFAALRGAGHLYPIGESAA, encoded by the coding sequence ATGGCTGGGGCGCTTGAGCGCCTTGCGCGAGCTTTATCACCCTCGACCGCGGTGAAGCTCGCCTCGAGCCTTGAGATCGACGGGAGCCACTCGAAGGCTTCGGCGAGTCTGCCCGACGCGACGAAGCCGCTGCTGCAGGCCGCCTTCGTAGAAGTCGGGTCGGATGCTCTGGCCGACGCGCTGCGTGGCTTCGCCGCGGCGGCAGCCGCGAACACCGTCGACCTCCGGCCCGTGTGGAGCGGCCCTACGTTCCAGGGCGATGGAGACCACACGACAGCTGCACTCGCCCACATCGTCGACGAGGCGACAGAGGAAGTGTTCGCCTCGACCTATTCGGCGAGTTCGGGCTCGTTGTACATGCAGGCGCTCTGGCGAGCGGTCTCGCGCGGCGTCAAGGTGACGGTCTTGCTGGAGCCCACGCTCAATGACGGCAAGACGGCGGCGTGGATCCAGAAGAAGTTGCTGGGCGCGCGCTTTCTGGGCTTCAACCCGGGCCCGGATGGAGGCATTCAACACTCCAAGGTCGTCATCGTCGACTCCCACATCGCCTTCATCACGAGCGCCAATCTCTCGGAGGCGGCGCACGAGCGCAATCTCGAGGCCGGGGTCATCATCCGCGACGCCGGTTTCGCGTCATCGTTGAGGCAGCGCTTCGCCGCGCTGCGGGGTGCAGGGCACCTCTATCCCATCGGCGAATCGGCGGCCTGA
- the drmB gene encoding DUF1998 domain-containing protein has translation MTDATASAVVEDSAPGEGAVGVAGVVADPFVDTAKKSPNRARVGSIRPNAMLYTSGIGASVDLPHLAVMPQGIDAWEKAYVRMGGEPELVLVPRLLEAVRRQLGQQVGELRQPPWLPEQPGGDTTPVGIPTRVFPQWLRCTGCDLLASVSQNKFAFENTRKHRPDLARFVHRKCKGRFKGDGRDRVAVPARYLIACTNGHLDEFPYEAWVHGADSHRKECVPTPQLRMMEWRSNLGPQVSIKCVQCGTTRNIAELTRGSDAVLPDCRGRHPHLPTFASADEPCGGEVRLMLLGAANQWFPATISVLVLPSRKQPKPTDIVDEVLGLPPAQIAKLRSVGDVNGWRKFAPDNMVAKFTGISDDDLWHAIRIARGDVPAPAPAAATGPTGYDPNHLLVPEWNTLTHPDEFLAEDRRNGFKVHPVPVALSLGSVVQEVVAVDRIRKANAFIGFTRIDALDRVGDEAARIAPIAISGKPKWAPATEDRGEGVFIRFSEQDVAAWESKVLDSSVWADHVAAHERNLARRQSTTAVELDAEERMPPPRYWALHTISHLLIREMAMSSGYGSASLSERIYAWRDSDGRDPAAGILITTTSPDSEGTLGGLVDLARTDRLEEVVHEALHRAQRCSSDPICAHRVPKDQEDFLHGAACHFCAFLSETSCERANRFLDRRFALDLHSGSRDVTPLLGGVDLKVGA, from the coding sequence GCAGGGCATCGACGCCTGGGAGAAGGCGTACGTGCGGATGGGCGGTGAACCCGAGCTCGTGCTCGTGCCGCGCCTACTCGAAGCCGTGCGGCGCCAGCTCGGTCAGCAGGTTGGTGAGCTCCGCCAGCCCCCATGGCTGCCGGAGCAGCCGGGGGGCGACACGACGCCTGTCGGCATCCCCACACGCGTGTTCCCGCAGTGGCTGCGCTGCACCGGCTGCGACCTGCTCGCGTCCGTCTCACAAAACAAGTTTGCTTTCGAGAACACGCGCAAGCATCGTCCCGACCTCGCCCGCTTCGTGCACCGCAAGTGCAAGGGACGCTTCAAGGGCGACGGACGGGACCGCGTTGCCGTGCCGGCGCGCTACCTCATCGCCTGCACGAATGGCCACCTCGACGAGTTCCCCTACGAAGCCTGGGTGCACGGCGCTGACAGCCATCGGAAGGAGTGCGTGCCGACCCCGCAGCTGCGGATGATGGAGTGGCGCTCCAACCTCGGCCCGCAGGTGTCGATCAAGTGCGTGCAGTGCGGGACCACGCGCAACATCGCCGAACTCACCCGCGGCAGCGATGCTGTCCTCCCCGACTGCCGGGGACGCCATCCGCACCTCCCCACGTTCGCCTCTGCGGACGAGCCGTGTGGCGGCGAGGTGCGGCTGATGCTGCTTGGAGCGGCGAACCAGTGGTTCCCGGCGACGATCAGCGTGCTCGTGCTGCCTTCGCGCAAGCAGCCGAAGCCGACGGACATCGTCGACGAGGTGCTCGGACTGCCGCCCGCTCAGATCGCGAAGCTGAGGTCGGTTGGCGACGTGAACGGCTGGCGCAAGTTCGCGCCCGACAACATGGTGGCCAAGTTCACGGGCATCTCGGACGACGACCTCTGGCACGCGATCCGGATCGCGAGGGGCGACGTGCCTGCGCCTGCACCGGCTGCTGCGACGGGGCCCACCGGCTACGACCCGAACCACCTGCTGGTGCCGGAGTGGAACACGCTCACGCACCCCGACGAGTTCCTCGCCGAGGATCGACGCAACGGTTTCAAGGTCCACCCCGTGCCTGTGGCTCTCAGCCTCGGATCGGTCGTGCAAGAAGTCGTGGCGGTCGATCGCATCCGCAAGGCGAACGCCTTCATCGGCTTCACACGCATCGACGCGCTGGACCGAGTGGGCGACGAGGCCGCGCGCATCGCGCCGATCGCGATCTCCGGCAAGCCGAAGTGGGCGCCCGCGACCGAGGACCGCGGCGAGGGCGTCTTCATCCGCTTCTCGGAGCAGGACGTCGCCGCGTGGGAGTCGAAGGTGCTCGACAGCTCCGTGTGGGCGGACCACGTCGCCGCGCACGAGCGAAACCTCGCACGCCGACAGAGCACGACGGCGGTGGAACTCGACGCCGAGGAGAGGATGCCTCCACCTCGCTACTGGGCGTTGCACACGATCTCGCACCTGCTCATCCGCGAGATGGCGATGTCGAGCGGGTATGGCTCCGCTTCGCTTTCTGAGCGCATCTACGCGTGGCGGGACTCGGACGGCCGCGACCCCGCTGCGGGAATTCTCATCACCACCACCTCGCCCGACAGCGAGGGGACGCTTGGCGGACTCGTCGATCTCGCTCGCACCGACCGACTGGAGGAGGTCGTTCACGAGGCCCTGCACAGAGCGCAGCGCTGCTCGTCGGATCCGATCTGCGCGCACCGCGTGCCGAAGGACCAGGAGGACTTCCTCCACGGCGCGGCGTGCCACTTCTGCGCGTTCCTCTCCGAGACTTCGTGCGAGCGCGCCAACCGCTTCCTCGACCGCCGGTTCGCGCTCGACCTGCACTCGGGATCGCGCGATGTGACCCCCCTGCTCGGCGGCGTGGACCTGAAGGTCGGGGCCTAA